The sequence below is a genomic window from Melioribacteraceae bacterium.
ATTTGAAGGTAGAGCGATGCATGCTATTCTTGCACCGCAAAAAGGTAAAAAGAAAAAATAGATAGGTGTTATAATGCCCAAAATGAAAAGTAACCGCGGAGCCGCTAAATCATTTAGAAAAACCGGTTCTGGGAAAGTAAAACGCAATAAAGCTTTTAAATCACACATACTCACTTCTAAATCGACTAAAAGAAAAAGAGGATTGAGAAAATCGATTCTCGTCTCGGCTGCCGATGAGAAGAGAGTAAAAAGAATGCTACAATAAACGGAGAAAAGTAAAATATGCCACGCTCAGTCAATCATGTTGCGTCGAAAGCACGGCGCAAAAAACTACTTAAAAAAGCCAAAGGCTACTGGGGTGCCCGCAGTAAAGTTCTTACTGTCGCTAAACATCATGTTGAAAAAGGCCTTGTTCATGCTTACAGGGATCGTAAGCTGAAAAAAAGAAATTACCGTTCACTTTGGATTATCAGAATAAATGCAGCTGCTAGAGAACACGGTATCAATTACTCCAAATTAGTCCATGCCTTGGATGAAAAAGGAGTATTAATAAATCGCAAACTTCTTGCTAATATCGCCGTCGAGAATCCTCAGGCGTTTGCTGATGTAGTGAAATTTGCAATGAATTAATAATCTCCCTCTTGTATTTATTATTAATATGAATACAAGAGGGCTTTTTTTAAACTCTCGGGATATTATATGTTATCAAAAATTTCCGAAACCCGAAAAAATTTCGACCAGGACCTCTCCGCCGTTAAAGATCTTAAATCCCTCGAAGAACTTCGTATTAAATACCTGAGCAGAAAAGGTTTTGTTACTCAATTGTTCGAAGACTTCAAGAATGTCTCCCGCGATGAGAAAAAAACGGTTGGGCAATCCCTTAATGAATTAAAAATTTATACTCAGAATCACTTCGATTCATTAAAAGAACGGTTCGAAAAAGAATCCAAATTATCCTCCGGTTCTGAAATCGATATTTCTCTACCCGGCAGAATGACACAGCTCGGAAGCAGACATCTTATTACTCAGACGATGGATGAAGTAAAAGAGATTTTTAAAGGTCTTGGCTTTTCAGTTTACGAAGGTCCTGAACTGGAATCCGACTACAATAACTTCGGAGCCTTGAATTTTCCGGATGATCACCCTGCACGCGATATGCAGGACACATTCTTTATTAACAGGAATTTCCTTTTGCGTACTCATACATCCCCGGTTCAAATCCGGTTGATGCAGGAAAAGAAACCTCCAATTCGTGCTTTAATGCCAGGTAAGGTTTTTAGAAATGAGGCGATAAGCGCAAAAAGTTATTGCCTGTTTCATCAGATTGAAGGATTGGTTGTCGATACCGATATTACATTTGCCGAACTGAAAGGGACTCTTGTCGGATTTATCAAACAATTTTTCGGTCAGGATGTCAAATACCGTTTCAGAGCAAGCTTTTTCCCGTTTACCGAACCGAGTGCAGAAATGGATATCTGGTGGCAGCCGAAAGGGAAGGAAGGCAGATGGCTTGAGATTCTCGGCTGCGGAATGGTTGACCCTAATGTACTTGTCAACGTTGGCATCGATCCGGAAAAATATATCGGTTATGCTTTCGGTATGGGAATCGAAAGACCTGCTATGCGTAAATACGGAATCGATGATATCAGAATTCTGTTTGACAGCGACATCCGTTTCTTAAAGCAATTTTAAAAAGGTTTCTTATGAAAATTTCTCTTAAATGGTTGAGTGATTACGTCGATCTCACCGATATCTCGATTGATGAAATTGTCCATAAAGTCTCTACTGCCGGCCTCGAAGTAGAAGAGGTTATTGATCAGTCAGCATTGTTCAAAAACATGGTTGTCGGGTATGTTAAAGAGGCAAAAAAACACCCTAACGCCGATAAGCTCTCTTTATGCGTGGTGACCGACGGACAAAATGATTTTAATGTAGTATGCGGTGCGCCTAATGTTGCCGCTGGCCAAAAAATTCCTTTTGCTATGGTGGGTGCGGTAATTCCATCCAATGGACTGAAACTTGAAAAAGTTAAAATCCGTGGTGAGATCTCAATGGGTATGATCTGTTCCGAGAAAGAACTTGGCATAAGTGATAATCACGAAGGAATTATGGTTCTGGATCCGCAGTTGAATACGGGAGAAGAACTTGCCGCTGCACTCGGCATGGATGATATTGTAATTGATGTTGCAATCACACCTAACAGAGCCGATGCGTTAAGTCATATCGGATTTGCAAGAGACATTGCCGCCATTTTCGGTAGGAAATTTAACTACCCCTCATTTGAATTAGTCGAATGCACTGAAAAATCTGATGCAACCGCAGAAGTGGAAATTATTGATTCTGCTAATTGTCCGAGGTATGTTGGCAAAGTTGTTAAAGGTGTAACTATTAAAGAATCGCCTGAATGGCTCAAAAGAAAATTAAAAAGTATCGGACTGCGGCCGATCAACAATGTAGTAGATGTTACGAATTTTGTGCTTTACGAAGTTGGCCAGCCATTGCATGCATTTGATCTTGACAATCTCTCAGGAAAAAAAATTGTAGTCAAATCAGCAGTTGAAGGGGAAAAATTTATTACGCTCGATTCAAAAGAGAGAATTCTTTCATCAGCTGATTTGATGATTTGCGATACAGCTAGAAATGTGGCAATTGCCGGTGTTATGGGAGGCGAAAACTCCGAAGTAACTTCCGGTACTAAGAACATTCTAATCGAAAGTGCTTTTTTTAATCCTTCCTCAATCAGGAAGACTGCAAAGAGATTGGGGCTCTCCACCGATGCATCTTTCAGATTTGAAAGAGGAACGGATTACAATATTGTAATCTGGGCTGCGCAGCGGGCGGCACAACTTATTAAAGAAGTAGCGGGAGGAGAGATTCTAAGCGGTCATATCGATGCTTACCCGAAAACTATAGATTCACGGTCCGCTAATATTCGTTTTGCCAGAATAAATAAGATTCTAGGTTATTCTGTGCCTGAAGAGGAAGTTATTAAAATCCTCGGTAGTCTCGGATTTGAAATCAAAACGCAGAACAATGAATCACTGAATGTTCAAATTCCGGCATACAGACATGATATTGAAAGAGAAGTGGATCTTATTGAAGAAGTAGCAAGAATCTACGGATATGATAAAATTCCGGATGTCGTGAGTATTTCTGTTCCGCTTGAAACTAAAGTAGACCAGTCAGCTTTTAATGGAAGATTAAGGAATATCGCTACATCTCTCGGATTTTTTGAAATCATGTCCAACTCGCTTCTGAGTTGTGATATTGCTGAAAGATTCGGAAAGCCGATAAAAATGCTGAATCCGCAGAATAGTGAGATGTCTCATCTTCGTCCGTCGCTTTTACCTGGCATGCTCCAGGCCGTTTCTAATAATCTGAAAGTGTTCGAGAAAAATCTGAAGTTTTTTGAGATTGGCAAAGTTTTCGAAAGAAAGCATGATGATGAAATAATTAGTTTTGATGATTTTACCGAATCGGATCAGCTTATTTTCGGTTTAACCGGGCATTCGGTTCAGGCTGAATGGTTCGAAAAAGATAAACTCTTTGATCTCTATGATTTAAAAGGATTAGTTGAGAGTTTTATAACCAGATTATTTCCGCAAGTTAGTTACTCAATCGTTATTGAGGACTCTGTTTTCTTTGAATCGTCATTTTCTGTCTATATGAATAAAATAAAAATCGGTTCCGGCGGTAAAGTGAAAAGTGATTATTCAGGGTCATTCGATTTGAACCAGGATCTTTTTACATTCGTCTTTGATATTGATCTGTTGAAAACGATAAATGAACCTGATAAAAGATTTACCGAACTCTTGAAGTTTCCTAAGGTTTATAGAGATGTGGCTTTCATTTTAGACAGGACTGTAAGGTCTGATAAAGTTGCAGAAAATATTCAGCAAGCCGGCTCTAACTTGTTGCATCAGATAAAGTTATTTGATATCTTTCAAAGCGACAGTTTAGGTGAGGGTAAAAAATCACTTGCATTTCAGTTGGAGTTCTACGATTCATCAAGAACTCTGAAGGAAGATGAAGTCGAAAAAGATTTGCGCAATATTATTAAATCTGTCGAAAAAACATTTAGTGCACAATTAAGAGGTGCATAGTTGGGTGAAGGCTCTAAATACGATCTCTTTTATGAAGAGTTAAATGCTCTCGAAAAGCAGATCTATTATTTTATTCAAAAAGGTTCAGAGCTAATGGAGGCAAATCAAGCTTTGAACAATAGAATTAATCAACTCGAAAAAGAAAATGAAATTTTAAAAAAGAAGATTTCTGAAATCGAATTAAAAGTCAGCAAAACATTGTTTAATGAAGAGAACCTGTTCGGTTCGGACACAATTAAATTGGAGGAAAGAGAAGCACTAAAGAGTAAAATCGGCGAATTGATAGCAAAAATTGACTATCATTTGCGTTCTTAATTTGATGTTTGATGATGGAATAGACATAAAATGAGTGAAAAAAAGAAGCTAAAAGTAAAAATATTTGACAAGGAATATTCTTTACTTGTTGAGAATCAGGAGATTGCTGCTGAATTGGCTGAGTATGTTAATACAATTATGGAAGAAACCAGACTAGAATTACCGGATCAACCTAAAGATACAATTGCGATTATTGCTGCACTTAATATAGCCTACGATCTTTTTGTAGAAAAAAATAAATATCGTGAATTCAGCATTCAGGCAACCGACAAAATCAAAAAAATAAAGCTTCTTTTAAACGAATCCAAATTTGTGTCGAACCCATCATAATTTTCCCGCTCCGTCGGCTTGAGTATAAAAAAGAACTAACAATAAAATACCTAAGGGTTATTGACTCACGACGTGTATTACAGGCCTCACTCCCTTGCGGAGATTCCGAATATATCGGGACAGTGGAAGTAAAAAGCGTCGGGCAATTTCCCGCATTGTATAGGAAAAGGTTCTTTTCCTATGCAAAGGTCGGCGGCTGCGGTTATATATAAATTTTCGTTTAATGGAGGACTAATGCAGTTGGATTTGATTATGGTATTGATCATTGCTGCCGTCACAGCAATTATATCTTTTGTTTTGGGATGGTTAATTAATTCCAAAATCGGAAAGAACAACATTTCTAATGCTAAAGAAAAAGCTCAAAAATTAATTGAAGAAGCTGAAAAAGAAGCTAAACACCTTAAAAGAGAAAAACTCCTCGAAGTAAAGGATGAATGGCTTAAAAAGAAACAGGAATTTGATAACGAAGTTAATTCAAAGAAACAAAAACTTCAGAATCATGAAAAACAACTCGAATCAAGAGAAGAAAACCTTGAAAAGAAGTACGATCTTGTAAATCAAAAAGAAAAAAGTAACAAAGATCTTGAAAAGTTAATCCTTACTCAGAAAAATGAAGTTGATAGAAAGAGCCAGGAACTTGACAGATTAATTGCAGAACAGAATATCCGTCTTGAAAAGACAGCCGGATTAACTTCCGATGAAGCTAAAAAGATGCTTATGGAAAATATGATAAGCAAAGCTAAATCGGATGCTGCACAGTCGATTAAAGAAATCCGAGACCAGGCTAAAATTGACGCTAAGAAAGAAGCCCAGCGTATTACAATTCAGGCTATCCAGAGAACGGCTGTGGATCACTCGGTGGAATCGACTGTCTCTGTTGTCCAGATCCAGAATGATGAAATGAAAGGCAGGATTATCGGCCGCGAAGGACGAAACATCCGTGCTTTCGAAGCAGCTACCGGCGTCGATGTAATTGTTGATGATACACCCGAAGCGGTTATTCTCTCGGCTTTCGATCAGTTCCGGCGCGAAGTCGCACGTATCTCTCTCGAAAGGCTTATTGCCGACGGCCGTATTCATCCGGCAAGAATTGAAGAGGTCGTTGCCAAAGTTCAGGAGGAACTCGACGAGGAGATTCAGAAAGAAGGGGAAAATACACTTATACAGCTCGGATTGCACGGCGTTCATAATGAACTGGTAAAACATATCGGTAAAATGAAATACAGAAGCAGCTACGGACAGAACCTGCTGCAGCACAGTATTGAAGTTGCATACCTGACCGGTATTATGGCTGCCGAACTCGGTTTCGATACGACAATTGCAAAAAAAGCAGGACTTATGCATGATATCGGAAAGACGATTGATAAGGACGTCGAAGGACCGCATGCACTCCTCGGTTATGAATTGACAAAGAAATACAGTGAACATCCTATAGTTGTTAATGCTGTCGGAAGCCATCACGAAGATATTGAAATGGAACACCCGATTTCAGCGCTGGTTCAGGCCGCCGATGCTATCAGCGGTGCCCGCCCCGGAGCAAGAAGAGAACCTCTCGAAAGTTATGTGAAGAGACTCGAAAACCTTGAGAACCTTGCTAAATCGTTTGAAGGTGTTGCGAAGACCTATGCTATTCAAGCCGGCCGTGAAGTAAGAGTGGTTGTTGAACCGGATAAAATTGATGATGTGGTTGCAGATCGCCTGTCATATGAAATCGCTCAGAAGATTCAGGAAGAGATGGAATACCCTGGCCAGATTAAAGTTATGGTTATTCGTGAGGTTAGAAAGATTCAATACGCTAAGTAATTCTGAAATAATATTTTAGTTGAAACCCCGGTTAATTACTGCCGGGGTTTTTTATTTTAAAACAGATTCCGCTGAAATATTTAATCCCTATATTTAATCGTCAATAATTGACAGTTTTAATCAAATGAAGAAAAGTCTTTTCGGCTGTTTACTTATTTTTCTTATTTCCCCTCAAATCAGTCTCTTGGCTCAGATGAAAGAACCGGATAGTATCGATGTGTACCTTGTAAAAGAGAACTGGCATACAGGTATCATGTTCAGGATTGATGATTACACTTCCGGACTTTTACCCGCCCTCAAATATTTTAAGGATTACCAGTATATCGATATCGGTTGGGGTGATGCCGATTTTTACCAGATCCCCGGATTCGATCTGTTCCTTGCTGCAAAGGCAATTCTGATACCTACTCCGACTGTTATGCGGTTTGACGGTTACAAATTCCCGATAGAAAAAATTATAGAGTGGCGTGAGTTTGCCCTTAAGTTTGAATTACCAAAGGAAAGATTCCTCCTTCTGATTAATTACATTCAAGAACATTTGATTTTGGATGAGAAAGGTGAAACAATAATTTCCAAGCATGATATTGATTCTCCGGTCTATTTCTTCAAATCAAAAGGGGAGTATCATCTATTCAGGACGTGCAACACCTGGGCGGCTCAAGCATTAAAATCGACCGGAATTGATGTGGATACATTCGGACTTATTACAGCAGGCCAGTTGTATTCCAGGTTTGCAGAATATGCGAAAGTATTAAAGAGATATGATTGAGGCGCCGGTCGGAAAAAAGCTTTAGTATATTACTATCAAAAATTAATTTCCAAGATTATGAATTAAATTATCTTCATGGAAGATTTTACCAATATAACTTATCCGTTCTCGTAATTCATTTCGAAGGTTACCATTTGTTTTTCTAGATTTGTCGTTGGTGTTGATAATCTCTGTTCTTATTTCTTCAAAAGAAATCAAACTTGAAATAATAAAACATGCAAAAAGCTTCTGCATTCCCCTTCCTGCAATAAAACCTAATACATTAATCGAGCCTTTATTATACTTCGAAAATATTTCTAACAAGCAATCTTTATCCTCCTTACTTGGATTCAAAGTTGAATTTGGGTGATTGTGAACTAATAATAAATTATTCACTCCTTCTTTATTCAATCTTTCTGTTAATTCGATACTTGATAAAGAAGTTTGAATTGACTTATTATCATGACCTTTTTCCATCCAAAATCCATGGACAGATTTCATATCCCCTATTCCAATTATTAACCATTCGTGCTTTTTACCCTTTAATATCCCAGCACTCCACGAAGGAAATAAACCTATATCTATATCACATTCATAATATTTTAATTTCGAACCGAATCTTTTTTTTGTTTCTGCATCAATGCTAAAACTATACTCATCAAGTTTTATCCTTTCTGCAAATATTCTCAGTCTTCTTTTTCTTGCAAGATTAGTGATTTCAGATTCTGTTAAAGGTGCAGTGTCTTCGAAATAGCTCTTTAGGAGGTAAAACAAGAAAATCAGGATTAAAATACCTAATGCTAGTAATCCTTCTTCGGCATTTGACATGGAGAGAATTTTTTTGATTTGAGGCGCCGGTCGGATTCGAACCGACGAATAAAGGTTTTGCAGACCTTCCCCTTAAGCCACTTGGGTACAGCGCCATAATCATAAAAATAAAAATCCACCTAAGTGGATTTTGAGCGGGAAACGGGACTCGAACCCGCGACATCAACCTTGGCAAGGTTGCGCTCTACCAACTGAGCTATTCCCGCATGTCAGAATTTCAAATGTTTCAAAATTTGCGCCCTAAATATAACACCATTAACCTTTCATTTCAAATATCTTGTCTATTTTTTCTAGACCCTGGAACCGTGAACAAATCCTCTGTAAGGACGGGATTGCTGAACCGTTATAAATGCTCTTTTATCAACCGATTCCACAATTTTCATTATTGCTTTCTGGTGTTTTCTTTTAGCTATTACTATAAGAATTGAAACGCCTCCGCTTCCTCCTTCGGCCGGTAATATCGTTACACCGAATTTTGAACTTCTTAATTTGTTGGCGATGTCATCAGTATGATGCAGCGATACAATATTAACCTGAGCATATCCCAACGCCACATGCTGTTCTAAAGAGATTCCCATTATATTACCCAATGCGAATCCTACAGCATAACCGATCAGATTTATTGTGTGATCCATGTGCTGAACGATGTAACGCATCGCAAAAATCCAGATAAGAACTTCAAAGAAACCCGCCATTGCGGCCAGATACTTTCTTCCCTGAACCACAAGGATTGTCCGGAAAGTGCCGAGTGTCACATCTGCAACTCTCATCAGCATAATTATTAATGCGCCTAAAATTATTTCAAAACTCATAATTCTTATTTAAACCCTGAAAAATTTTTTATCTTAACGCAGCAAATTTAATACTTTAGGAACAATGTACGAAACCGAACGCAAAGATTTAGTTGAACAATTAAAAAGAAAAGGAATTTCTAATCAGTCTGTTCTGGATGCCTTTATGAATGTGGAAAGACATCTCTTTGTACCTGACATTATGAAACAGCATGCCTACGAGGATGTTGCTCTCCCGATCGGTTACGGACAGACGATTTCCCAGCCCTATACTGTTGCATTTATGACTCAATCAATGAATCCTCAGCCGGGACATAAAATTCTGGAAATCGGAACCGGTTCTGGTTACCAGGCGGCTATCCTTCTTAAGATGGGCGCACGAGTCTTTACTATCGAGAGAAACGATAAGCTATATAACAGTGCTCTCAAAACTTTTGATAATCTGGGATTGCGGATTGCCGCAAGATGCAGCGACGGTTCAATCGGCTGGGATGAATTCTCGCCTTACGACGGAATAATTGTTACTGCCGGAAGTCCTGGAGTTCCTAAAAACCTTCTGAGACAACTTGCCGTAAATGGTAAAATGGTTATTCCGGTTGGCGACAGGTCGGTTCAGACTCTTAAAATAATTACAAAGACTGCCGAAGAAGAATTTACTACTAATGAAGTTCCTTATTTTGCTTTTGTTCCTTTAGTCGGACGAGAGGGATGGAAAGAAAAGTAATTCTGATTGTCGGACCTACCTGTTCCGGCAAAACCCGGGTTTCAGTAGACCTGGCAAAAAGAATTTCATCCGAAATCATTTCTGCCGATAGCCGTCAGATTTATAAACACCTGAATATCGGAACCGCTAAACCGGATTCAGCAGAACTCGCTTCGGTAAAGCATCACCTGATCGATTTCCTCGAACCTGAACAGGATTATAACGTAAGCAGATTTGAAAACGATTCTCTCCGTATTATTAATGAAATTCTTTCGAAAGGAAAAATACCGGTCGTTGTTGGCGGTTCCGGACTTTATATCCATGCGCTTGTCGACGGAATCTTTAACGAAGTTGATACTGATGAAGAATTCCGGCTGGAATTAAAAGAGAAGCGGGAGAAATTCGGAAACAATTATTTATACGATGAGCTTGAGAAAATCGATCCTGTAAGCGCATCAAAAATGCTTTCACAGAATTGGAAGCGTGTAATGCGCTCTCTTGAAGTAATTCATCTAACAGGTAAACCGATCTGGCAGCTTCAAAAGGATTATAAGCGGGAAACTGATATAAATTTTGTTCAGTTCGGTCTCGATTGGCACCGCGCGGATTTATATAATAACATCAATTCCCGTGTTGATAGAATGATTGAAATCGGATTAGTAGAAGAAACAAGAAAAATTTTGGATAGTGGAATCCCCAGAACTGCCAACTCTCTTAATACTGTCGGCTATAAAGAAATTATCTCCTTTCTGGAAAATGAAATTACACTCGATAGAGCGGTTGAATTGATTAAGCGGAATACCCGCCGCTATGCTAAGCGGCAAATGACCTGGTTCCGGAAGGATTCAAGAATTAAATGGATTAGAATTGAATCTAATGAAGATCTTCTTAATGTACCGGAGATAATAATCCGTCAAATTTCCAATCTTAATTAAGTTTTCCTATCTTGCCTTAGAATAAATTACACAGTTGGATGAAAAATAAAATTAGAATAGCGTCCGGACAGGGATTCTGGGGTGACCTTATAGATGCCCCATATCAGCAGGTTACTGCAGGTCAGGTAGACTATCTTGTAATGGACTACCTGGCAGAAGTGACGATGTCGATCCTTCAAAAACAGAAAAATAAAAATCCGAAACTTGGTTATGCACGGGATATCCCTGAACTGATGGAACGGATTCTTCCCATCTGCGCTGAGAAAAAGATTAAGATTATTACCAACGGCGGCGGTGTAAATCCGGAAGCATGCGCTGAAGCAGTCCTGGAAGTCGCAAGAAAACATAATATTAACAATCTCAAAATTGCTCTCGTCATTGGCGATAATATTCTGAACCGGATCGATGAAGTATTATCCAGCGGTTCCGAATTAAAAAATATGGAAACCGGTGAATCGGTTAATGTTGTAAGAGACAAACTGCTAAGTGCGAATGTCTATTTCGGTGCAATGCCGATTGTAGACGCGCTTAAACAGGGAGCCGATATTGTAATAACCGGTAGAACCACAGATACCGGTTTGACTTTAGCACCGATGATCTTCGAATTCGGATGGGGAAAAAATGATTACGATCTTCTTTCCGCAGGTACAGTTGCCGGTCATATACTCGAATGCGGCGGTCAGGCCTCCGGCGGAAATCTGCTGGCTGACTGGAAGTCCGTTCCCGATATTGAAAATATCGGATTCCCGATAGCAGAAGCATATCCGAACGGAGAGATTATTATTACCAAGCATGAATCCCTCGGCGGAAAAGTAAGCATCGATACTGTATCTGAACAGCTCCTTTATGAAATCGGCGATCCTAAAAACTATATTACTCCGGATTGTGTTGCGGACTTTACCTCTATCCGTCTTGAAGAAGCCGGGAAAGACCGTGTAAAAGTTTACGGCGTTAAAGGATTTCCCGAAACGGAGTTTTACAAAGTTTCATGTTCCTATTCATCCGGGTATTCGGCTGTAGGCACTCTTACATATTCCTGGCCGGATGCTTTGAGCAAAGCCCGGAAAGCAGATCAGATCTTAAGAAAACGTCTTGAAAATCTGAATATTCAGTTCGAGGAGATTAGGACGGAATTCATTGGCTACAACTCGTGTCACGGTCCTTTATCTGAAGAAATTGACGAGAATAAGATTAACGAAGTAATGCTTCGTGTTGCTGTGAGAGGAACGGATTATGCCGCAATCGAAAGGTTTGGTAAGGAGATCGCTCCGTTAATATTGACAGGTCCGCCAAGTGTTACAGGATTTGCGGGTGGCCGTCCTAAACCGGCTGAAGTGGTTGCCTACTGGCCTGCGTTGATTCCGAAAAAATTAGTTGAACCAAAAGTAGAGATTGTTACAACATGAAAAAAATAAAATTGATCGACATTGCTCACGGCAGAAGCGGGGATAAAGGCGACGCCGCTAATGTCGGAATTATTGCTTATGATGATATCGGTTACGGAATTATTAAAAAAAATCTGACCGCAGAAAAAGTTAAAAAACATTTTGAAGGAATCTGTCTCGGTAAAGTTGAAAGATTTGAACTCCCGAATATCCGCGCCCTTAATTTCCTTCTTCATAATACACTCGGCGGAGGCGGAACCGTATCTCTGAAACATGATGCGCAGGGGAAAACTCTTGCCGCAGCCCTGCTGCGTATGGAACTCGATATCGAAGAGTGAAATTGGGCTGAAGATTAACAAAAAAAATCTATAAAAATAAATCTTATTGAAAGTGAGGACCAAATGTTCGAAGATCAATTGAAACGATTAAATGAATTAGGATCGAAGGTGAATTCGCTGCGGGGTTATCTTTAAATTAGATGATAAAGAAAATAAAATCTCCGAAATAAGAAAACAGTCCGAAGCACCGAATTTCTGGAACGACCAGAAGTCGGCTCAATCATTGCTCCAAAAATCGAAATCTCTTCAATCATGGGTGGATCTGTGGAACAGCCTGTTTTCCAAAGTTAATCACCTTAAGGAATTTATCGAACTCGCCGAAGCCGAACAGGATCAGAATCTTACAGGCGAACTTGAGAATGAATTGTCCGTAATCGAAAAAGATTACTCGGAACTTGAACTTAAAAGTATGCTGAGCGGAAAGGATGACGATAAAAACTGTATCCTTACAATTCATTCCGGAGCCGGCGGAACCGAAGCCCAGGACTGGGCTCAGATGCTTATGAGAATGTATCTGCGCTGGGGTGAACAGAACGGTTACAAAATGTCGATGATCGACTGGCTCGACGGTGACGGAGCCGGGATTAAAAGCGCTACGATAGAAGTGCAGGGAGAATTTGCATACGGTTACCTTAAAGCAGAAAACGGCGTTCACCGGCTTGTTAGAATTTCACCGTTCGATGCGAATAAAAGACGCCATACTTCATTTGCCTCGGTATTCGTTATCCCTGAAGTCGACGATTCAATTGAAATCGATATTAATCCCGCCGATCTCAGAATCGATACTTACCGTTCCGGCGGTAAAGGCGGACAGAACGTTAACAAGGTGGAAACGGCTATCAGAATTACTCACATTCCTACCGGGACTGTTGCAGCGTGTCAGTCGGAACGCTCCCAGATCCAGAACAAAACAAACGCATTTAAACTCCTCAAATCGAAACTCTATCAGATAGAACTCGAAAAGCAGCAGGCCGAGATTGATGAGATCGAAAAAAATAAAATGAAGATAGAATGGGGAAGCCAGATTCGTTCTTATGTTTTTCATCCTTACAATATGGTTAAGGATCACAGAACTAATTGGGAAACGTCCGATACTCAGGGTGTAATGGACGGCGACCTGAACGAATTCATTAAGGAATTTCTTCTCAAGTTTACCCAAAACTAAACTTGCGGGGTGTATATGTCCAGACTTGTCAGTTATTCAGCCGGTTCAATTATTGCGAAAGAAGGGGAAGCCGCAAGGAAACTTTTCTTTCTGGTTGAAGGGAGGATCGGGATTTATAAGTCGAATAAACTTATTACCGAGTTCGATAAAGAAGGTGAAATCGTCGGTGAGATGAGTCTTATACTCAAGAAACCTCGTACGGCAGAAATACGTTCTGTTACCGATTCAAAACTCCTGGAGGTTGAGGGTGATCTCGATGATATCGTTAGGCAGTATCCTGATATTTCAAAAAAAATTATTAAAGCTCTTGCCGAAAGGCTGGCTAAAGCCACGGACAGATTTTAAGCATTCAATCGGATTTATAAAATGAAAAGTCATACAGAATATCTCTGGTTCAACACTTCAAAAAGAAGAGAATATATTAACATTACACCTGAAGTTGAAAAGGCTCTTACTAAAAGTGGAATAAAGGAAGG
It includes:
- a CDS encoding phenylalanine--tRNA ligase subunit alpha, producing MLSKISETRKNFDQDLSAVKDLKSLEELRIKYLSRKGFVTQLFEDFKNVSRDEKKTVGQSLNELKIYTQNHFDSLKERFEKESKLSSGSEIDISLPGRMTQLGSRHLITQTMDEVKEIFKGLGFSVYEGPELESDYNNFGALNFPDDHPARDMQDTFFINRNFLLRTHTSPVQIRLMQEKKPPIRALMPGKVFRNEAISAKSYCLFHQIEGLVVDTDITFAELKGTLVGFIKQFFGQDVKYRFRASFFPFTEPSAEMDIWWQPKGKEGRWLEILGCGMVDPNVLVNVGIDPEKYIGYAFGMGIERPAMRKYGIDDIRILFDSDIRFLKQF
- the zapA gene encoding cell division protein ZapA → MSEKKKLKVKIFDKEYSLLVENQEIAAELAEYVNTIMEETRLELPDQPKDTIAIIAALNIAYDLFVEKNKYREFSIQATDKIKKIKLLLNESKFVSNPS
- the rpmI gene encoding 50S ribosomal protein L35, producing the protein MPKMKSNRGAAKSFRKTGSGKVKRNKAFKSHILTSKSTKRKRGLRKSILVSAADEKRVKRMLQ
- the pheT gene encoding phenylalanine--tRNA ligase subunit beta, with the translated sequence MKISLKWLSDYVDLTDISIDEIVHKVSTAGLEVEEVIDQSALFKNMVVGYVKEAKKHPNADKLSLCVVTDGQNDFNVVCGAPNVAAGQKIPFAMVGAVIPSNGLKLEKVKIRGEISMGMICSEKELGISDNHEGIMVLDPQLNTGEELAAALGMDDIVIDVAITPNRADALSHIGFARDIAAIFGRKFNYPSFELVECTEKSDATAEVEIIDSANCPRYVGKVVKGVTIKESPEWLKRKLKSIGLRPINNVVDVTNFVLYEVGQPLHAFDLDNLSGKKIVVKSAVEGEKFITLDSKERILSSADLMICDTARNVAIAGVMGGENSEVTSGTKNILIESAFFNPSSIRKTAKRLGLSTDASFRFERGTDYNIVIWAAQRAAQLIKEVAGGEILSGHIDAYPKTIDSRSANIRFARINKILGYSVPEEEVIKILGSLGFEIKTQNNESLNVQIPAYRHDIEREVDLIEEVARIYGYDKIPDVVSISVPLETKVDQSAFNGRLRNIATSLGFFEIMSNSLLSCDIAERFGKPIKMLNPQNSEMSHLRPSLLPGMLQAVSNNLKVFEKNLKFFEIGKVFERKHDDEIISFDDFTESDQLIFGLTGHSVQAEWFEKDKLFDLYDLKGLVESFITRLFPQVSYSIVIEDSVFFESSFSVYMNKIKIGSGGKVKSDYSGSFDLNQDLFTFVFDIDLLKTINEPDKRFTELLKFPKVYRDVAFILDRTVRSDKVAENIQQAGSNLLHQIKLFDIFQSDSLGEGKKSLAFQLEFYDSSRTLKEDEVEKDLRNIIKSVEKTFSAQLRGA
- the rplT gene encoding 50S ribosomal protein L20, which produces MPRSVNHVASKARRKKLLKKAKGYWGARSKVLTVAKHHVEKGLVHAYRDRKLKKRNYRSLWIIRINAAAREHGINYSKLVHALDEKGVLINRKLLANIAVENPQAFADVVKFAMN